A single window of Arcobacter venerupis DNA harbors:
- a CDS encoding anaerobic ribonucleoside-triphosphate reductase activating protein has protein sequence MNTIKELNSLNQKIVYDLTKFTTTDYVGQLSCIIWFVSCNFRCLYCYNDNIVYTKEGKYSQNDILDFLKTRVGLLDSVVLSGGEATVHNVIPICKEIKKLGFKIKLDTNATNLKQIKELINLNLLDYIAIDFKAPKYKFKELTCVSIYDNSIKTIQYLINIGFNFELRSTINSALLDENDINEMIKIIKELNYKNIYYLQNFLETPSNIGNISKAQDIDKSKINSLDLIIQYRN, from the coding sequence GTGAACACAATCAAAGAATTAAATTCATTGAATCAAAAGATTGTATATGATTTAACTAAATTTACAACAACAGATTATGTAGGACAACTCTCTTGCATAATTTGGTTTGTTTCTTGTAATTTTAGATGTTTGTATTGCTATAATGATAATATAGTTTATACAAAAGAGGGAAAATACTCTCAAAATGATATTTTGGATTTTTTAAAAACAAGAGTTGGATTATTAGATTCTGTAGTTTTATCAGGTGGAGAAGCGACAGTTCATAATGTTATACCAATTTGCAAAGAGATAAAAAAACTTGGGTTTAAAATAAAACTTGATACCAATGCTACTAATCTAAAACAAATTAAAGAGCTGATTAATTTAAATTTATTAGATTACATAGCTATTGATTTTAAAGCACCAAAATACAAATTTAAAGAACTTACATGTGTAAGTATCTATGATAATAGTATTAAGACTATACAATATTTAATAAATATAGGTTTTAATTTTGAACTCAGATCCACTATAAACTCAGCACTTTTAGATGAAAATGATATAAATGAGATGATAAAAATTATAAAAGAGTTAAACTATAAAAATATTTACTATCTACAAAATTTTCTCGAAACACCTTCTAATATAGGGAATATTTCCAAAGCCCAAGATATAGATAAAAGTAAAATAAATTCTTTAGATTTAATCATTCAATACAGAAATTAA
- the nrdD gene encoding anaerobic ribonucleoside-triphosphate reductase: protein MIKKQELLEKNSEKRKKCMVYTRVMGYHRPVESFNIGKKGEHNQRIKFIESKDCI, encoded by the coding sequence ATGATAAAAAAACAAGAATTGCTTGAAAAAAACAGTGAAAAAAGAAAAAAGTGTATGGTTTATACTAGGGTTATGGGTTACCATAGACCAGTTGAGAGTTTTAATATAGGAAAAAAAGGTGAACACAATCAAAGAATTAAATTCATTGAATCAAAAGATTGTATATGA